In a single window of the Deinococcus aetherius genome:
- a CDS encoding MvdC/MvdD family ATP grasp protein — MTRPILILSSISDRLSTSRVTEELTKLSENYLLVNFEEVVLSYNWSFSFVDDQVKLHIVDEKGRIWSDFKSVWLRRWGYPTLPSSFDKIDRDFCFTEINSLILSLPHILTAKWINPINAERTAALKIRQLILAKSLNFETPNTIVTNDPNSISRLVDNEETVIFKPLSGYSIPTQIYDARTHSYISEKYPNADLYYGETVESRILFTQELTEEHTPYLQDMKWSPIIFQPRIEKAFDLRVTFVGTSCFACLINSQKHEEGKLDFRRISRGCQEQD; from the coding sequence TTGACAAGGCCCATACTAATTTTATCGTCGATATCAGACCGTTTAAGCACAAGCAGGGTCACAGAAGAATTAACAAAGCTTAGCGAGAACTATCTCCTTGTAAACTTTGAGGAGGTAGTTCTCTCATACAATTGGTCGTTTTCCTTTGTTGACGATCAAGTTAAGTTGCATATTGTGGATGAGAAAGGTCGAATTTGGTCTGATTTCAAATCCGTTTGGCTTAGACGCTGGGGATACCCTACGCTCCCATCTTCTTTTGATAAAATCGATAGAGATTTCTGCTTCACTGAAATAAACTCCCTAATATTGTCTTTGCCTCATATCCTTACTGCCAAATGGATAAACCCAATAAACGCGGAGAGAACTGCCGCTCTAAAGATTAGGCAGCTTATTCTTGCAAAGAGCTTAAATTTTGAAACTCCTAACACCATCGTAACCAATGACCCCAATTCAATTAGCCGTCTTGTCGATAATGAGGAGACAGTTATATTTAAACCCCTCTCTGGTTATAGTATTCCTACTCAAATATACGACGCAAGAACACACAGCTATATAAGTGAAAAATATCCAAACGCTGATCTATATTATGGTGAAACAGTTGAGAGCAGAATTCTATTCACACAAGAGCTTACAGAGGAGCATACTCCCTATTTACAAGATATGAAGTGGTCTCCCATTATATTTCAACCGAGGATCGAAAAGGCTTTTGATCTACGGGTTACTTTTGTTGGTACGAGCTGCTTTGCCTGTCTGATAAATTCTCAGAAACACGAGGAGGGTAAGTTGGATTTCAGAAGAATTAGTAGAGGCTGCCAAGAACAGGATTGA
- a CDS encoding IS5 family transposase: protein MTRRGYPSDVDDDTYLFLLPYLLLSAQDAGQRKYPIRDVLNALLWVARTGAQWAYLPHDFPPAETVRQQAHRWFEARCFENAAHDLRLLSRVERSRNSEPTAIIIDSRTLQSTPESGHRAGFDGAKKRKGTKVHLAVDTLGHLLAVLTTPANEQDRAQVKDLCLEVQEATGVNVEVAFTDQGYTGQQTALEATEAGVQLVVIKRSEAAKGFILLPRRWVVERSFAWLSRFRRLGRDLERLPSTLVGFHFLAACVLLCNNLKPFFA, encoded by the coding sequence GTGACGCGGCGAGGCTACCCCAGCGACGTAGACGACGACACCTACCTCTTCCTGCTCCCGTACCTGCTGCTCAGTGCCCAGGATGCAGGGCAGCGGAAATACCCGATTCGGGACGTGCTGAATGCGCTGCTGTGGGTGGCGCGCACGGGGGCACAGTGGGCCTACCTGCCCCACGATTTCCCGCCTGCGGAGACGGTGCGCCAACAGGCGCACCGCTGGTTTGAGGCTAGGTGCTTTGAGAATGCCGCCCACGACCTGCGCTTGCTCTCCCGCGTCGAGCGGTCGAGAAACAGCGAGCCCACGGCCATCATCATCGACAGTCGCACCCTGCAAAGCACACCTGAGAGCGGCCACCGCGCGGGATTTGATGGCGCAAAGAAGCGCAAGGGCACCAAAGTACACCTGGCCGTAGACACCCTGGGTCACCTGCTCGCGGTGCTGACCACACCCGCGAACGAGCAGGACAGAGCACAGGTCAAAGACCTGTGCCTGGAGGTGCAAGAAGCCACGGGCGTCAACGTCGAGGTCGCCTTTACCGATCAGGGCTACACGGGACAGCAGACCGCCTTGGAGGCGACCGAAGCGGGGGTGCAACTGGTCGTCATCAAACGCTCGGAAGCCGCCAAGGGCTTTATCCTGCTGCCCAGACGCTGGGTGGTGGAACGTTCGTTCGCGTGGCTATCGCGCTTCCGACGGCTGGGGCGGGATTTAGAGCGACTGCCGTCCACGCTGGTCGGGTTCCATTTCCTGGCCGCCTGCGTTCTGCTCTGTAACAACCTTAAGCCCTTTTTTGCATAA
- a CDS encoding IS701 family transposase yields the protein MPRSSAPPRPHQWSADLGTLHQRIAPRFARSEQRQRALAYVQALLSPVERKNGWQVAERIGEHTPDGVQRLLSTAQWDAQVVRDDLREYVLDHLQTPEAILVLDETGFLKKGTKSVGVQRQYSGTAGRIENCQIGVFLAYATPNGTALIDRELFLPKTWIDDPARRTAANIPDSITAATKPQLALAMLRRAFDGGVHAAWVTGDAVYSAYNVRDVLEQRQQPYVLEVAANFHVWVWQQGGPAQLHVADLAGQFEPHQWQTLSAGSGSKGERLFDWAWVSVTELMGPAVAAGLGPILPAGFQRWVLARRSLKDPTDLAYYISFAPSSTTLAEVVRAAGSRWAIEVAFEMAKGEVGLDQYEVRSWVGWYRHITLAMLAHAFLTVVAAREKKGGRRPTKTSSR from the coding sequence ATGCCGCGTTCCAGCGCACCTCCTCGTCCGCACCAATGGTCGGCAGACCTCGGCACGCTCCACCAACGGATCGCCCCTCGGTTTGCCCGCAGTGAACAGCGTCAGCGTGCCCTGGCCTACGTACAGGCCCTCCTGAGTCCCGTCGAACGCAAGAACGGCTGGCAAGTGGCCGAGCGGATCGGTGAACACACCCCGGATGGGGTGCAACGCTTACTGTCTACCGCGCAGTGGGACGCGCAGGTCGTGCGTGACGACCTGCGCGAGTACGTGCTGGATCATCTCCAAACGCCTGAGGCGATCCTCGTCCTCGATGAGACCGGCTTCCTCAAAAAAGGCACCAAATCCGTCGGGGTTCAACGGCAGTACAGCGGGACCGCTGGTCGAATCGAGAATTGCCAGATCGGCGTTTTCCTGGCCTACGCGACGCCGAATGGCACGGCCCTGATCGACCGGGAACTCTTTTTGCCCAAGACCTGGATCGACGACCCTGCCCGTCGGACCGCGGCCAACATTCCCGACAGCATCACTGCGGCCACCAAACCACAACTTGCGCTCGCCATGCTCCGGCGAGCGTTCGACGGCGGCGTTCACGCCGCCTGGGTGACGGGCGATGCGGTGTACTCGGCCTACAACGTTCGAGACGTTCTCGAACAGCGACAGCAGCCCTACGTCCTGGAAGTTGCTGCCAACTTCCACGTGTGGGTTTGGCAGCAGGGCGGTCCGGCACAACTTCATGTGGCCGATCTTGCTGGGCAGTTTGAGCCGCACCAGTGGCAGACCTTGAGTGCGGGCTCAGGCAGTAAGGGCGAGCGGCTGTTCGACTGGGCATGGGTGAGTGTGACCGAGTTGATGGGTCCCGCCGTGGCGGCGGGACTCGGGCCGATCCTGCCCGCCGGGTTCCAGCGTTGGGTCCTGGCTCGTCGTTCGCTCAAGGACCCGACCGACCTCGCCTACTACATCTCGTTCGCTCCGTCGAGCACGACCTTGGCAGAGGTCGTGCGAGCTGCTGGATCACGTTGGGCTATTGAGGTCGCGTTCGAGATGGCCAAGGGTGAGGTGGGCCTCGATCAGTACGAGGTCCGCTCGTGGGTGGGCTGGTATCGGCACATCACCTTGGCCATGCTGGCCCACGCCTTCCTGACCGTGGTCGCTGCCCGCGAGAAAAAGGGGGGTCGGCGACCGACCAAGACCTCATCCCGCTAA
- a CDS encoding type II toxin-antitoxin system PemK/MazF family toxin has translation MAVGLIRRGDILFVNFSPARESEANYTRPAVVLTNNAANANNVVITVVPLTSNVERVYPFQLLLPHQRTGLNEDSKAQVEQIRSVALSRVLRRVGNVPADLMLELDARVREHLAL, from the coding sequence GTGGCTGTAGGGCTTATCCGGCGGGGTGACATTCTGTTCGTCAATTTCAGCCCCGCACGCGAGAGCGAGGCCAACTACACCCGGCCTGCCGTGGTGCTGACCAACAATGCGGCCAACGCTAACAATGTCGTCATCACCGTGGTCCCGCTGACCAGCAACGTCGAGCGCGTGTATCCTTTTCAGCTCCTGCTGCCCCACCAGCGCACGGGCTTGAATGAAGACAGCAAGGCGCAGGTCGAGCAAATCCGCTCCGTCGCCCTCAGCCGTGTTCTCCGCCGCGTGGGGAACGTCCCCGCTGACCTGATGCTCGAACTGGATGCCAGGGTGCGGGAGCATCTGGCCCTCTGA
- a CDS encoding ribbon-helix-helix domain-containing protein, with protein sequence MTYDTAQRVTVSLSPHLARYLDQYQKTHHLSSRSEAVAQAIQALRERELAEAYADYARSGEFVDLENGDGLEESDGSKWL encoded by the coding sequence ATGACATACGACACTGCACAGCGCGTCACGGTCAGCCTATCGCCGCACCTCGCCCGCTACCTCGACCAGTATCAGAAGACCCACCACCTGAGCAGCCGGAGTGAAGCCGTCGCCCAGGCCATTCAAGCCCTACGCGAGAGGGAATTAGCCGAAGCCTACGCCGACTATGCCCGTTCCGGCGAGTTCGTGGACCTTGAGAACGGCGACGGGCTGGAGGAAAGTGACGGCAGCAAGTGGCTGTAG
- a CDS encoding type II toxin-antitoxin system VapB family antitoxin yields the protein MATNLQIDPELLERALKVGGHRTKRETVNEALTEYIRHREQRKVLELFGTIDMDSEEEMRAQRKRS from the coding sequence ATGGCAACGAACCTGCAAATCGACCCGGAACTCCTGGAACGCGCCCTGAAGGTGGGGGGGCACCGCACCAAGCGGGAGACGGTGAACGAGGCTCTGACTGAGTACATCCGCCACCGTGAGCAGCGCAAGGTGCTGGAGCTGTTCGGCACCATCGATATGGACAGCGAGGAAGAGATGCGGGCACAGCGCAAACGCTCGTGA
- the vapC gene encoding type II toxin-antitoxin system VapC family toxin, whose translation MSGLIIVDTDVWSEGFRKRTGEPSAERLLLAELVDAGWVQMLGCIRQEVLQGIRDRAQFERTRAALQAFEDRAPRAAEYELAAEFFNTCRSKGIQGSSTDLLIAACSVTWGLPLLTKDRDFQRYAEHIPLRLVRV comes from the coding sequence GTGAGTGGGCTCATCATTGTGGACACGGACGTGTGGTCGGAGGGCTTTCGCAAGCGTACGGGCGAACCCTCCGCCGAACGCCTACTCCTGGCTGAACTGGTAGACGCCGGGTGGGTGCAAATGCTGGGCTGCATCCGTCAGGAGGTCTTGCAGGGTATTCGTGACCGGGCGCAGTTCGAGCGGACCCGGGCGGCCCTGCAAGCCTTCGAGGACCGGGCGCCAAGGGCGGCGGAATACGAGTTGGCGGCAGAGTTCTTCAACACTTGCCGCAGCAAGGGCATTCAGGGAAGCAGCACGGACCTTTTGATTGCCGCTTGCAGCGTGACTTGGGGTCTGCCCCTTCTGACGAAGGACAGGGATTTCCAGCGGTACGCCGAGCACATCCCACTGAGGTTGGTCCGAGTTTAG
- a CDS encoding AbrB/MazE/SpoVT family DNA-binding domain-containing protein, which produces MTTIPAYSLKLQAQGRVVVPSDVRADLGVQEGDDLILLKEEGGYKLTSRRLLAEALYGSLKKEGLLADRDLTQELLDERRAEAQSKGW; this is translated from the coding sequence ATGACCACTATTCCTGCCTACAGCCTCAAGCTTCAAGCACAGGGGCGGGTCGTCGTCCCCTCTGACGTTCGCGCTGACCTCGGTGTGCAGGAGGGGGACGATCTCATCCTGCTCAAGGAGGAAGGCGGGTACAAGCTCACGAGCCGCCGTCTGCTGGCGGAGGCGTTATACGGCAGCCTGAAGAAAGAGGGGTTGCTGGCGGACCGGGACCTGACGCAGGAATTGCTGGACGAGCGCCGGGCCGAAGCCCAGAGCAAGGGCTGGTAA
- a CDS encoding PIN domain-containing protein, with the protein MLLDASALIAFLLGEEGGAEVLRVVSSRPCLVSSITLTETQGKLIGRGEYTPKQVQARIDPLLGFVREVPFDGACREKAVFYYARRSPYALSLGDAACPGTAEVLGVDVMTAERGWTKILDLPFKVHLIR; encoded by the coding sequence GTGCTTCTGGACGCCAGCGCCCTCATCGCGTTCCTTCTCGGGGAAGAGGGCGGGGCTGAGGTTCTGCGGGTCGTGAGTAGCCGACCCTGTTTGGTCAGCAGCATCACCCTGACGGAGACGCAGGGAAAGTTGATCGGACGCGGAGAGTACACGCCGAAGCAGGTGCAGGCGCGAATTGACCCGCTGCTCGGCTTCGTGCGGGAAGTGCCCTTTGACGGGGCCTGCCGGGAAAAGGCCGTGTTCTATTACGCCCGCAGATCGCCCTATGCGCTGAGCCTTGGGGATGCGGCGTGCCCGGGAACGGCAGAAGTCCTCGGCGTGGACGTGATGACGGCGGAGCGGGGGTGGACGAAAATCCTAGACCTGCCCTTCAAGGTGCATCTGATCCGGTAA
- a CDS encoding CopG family ribbon-helix-helix protein, translated as MTGGKARRVTVTLPAALALYLDEYRQTHGLASRSEAVAHAVRALHEKELLERAGETERPAVERALRRLGGSPLGLKVKGSAKLAPVSGPPIKELLPDLLEPSLVDEEAEVSTQQQELAERLALAREVTEIGQEIDPY; from the coding sequence ATGACGGGCGGCAAGGCCAGGCGAGTGACGGTGACCCTCCCCGCCGCGCTCGCCCTTTACCTGGACGAGTACCGGCAGACCCACGGCCTCGCCAGCCGGAGCGAGGCTGTGGCTCACGCTGTTCGGGCACTACACGAGAAAGAGCTTCTGGAAAGGGCTGGCGAGACCGAACGTCCTGCTGTTGAGCGTGCCCTGCGGCGGCTGGGTGGAAGTCCGCTGGGGTTGAAAGTGAAGGGTTCGGCCAAGCTCGCTCCCGTCAGTGGTCCTCCCATCAAGGAGCTGCTGCCGGACCTGCTGGAGCCGTCACTTGTAGATGAGGAAGCGGAAGTCAGCACCCAGCAGCAAGAGTTGGCCGAGCGTCTGGCCCTTGCGCGGGAGGTTACGGAAATCGGGCAGGAGATCGATCCCTACTGA
- a CDS encoding alpha/beta hydrolase: MTGRRRSEEASRLTARPGEVAQMPQGRGLQPLGLGDRRDGLLYVPTTHPLPGPRPLLVLLHGAGGTASHSVAPFTAAAEERGLLLLAPDSRGGTWDVIGGGYGPDVAFIDRALAHVFARYPVDPACIVLDGFSDGASYALSLGLGNGDLFTHLMAFAPGFMAPAAQVGEPRIFVTHGDGDRVLPIDRCSRVIVPQLTRAGYDVTYREFRGGHTVPPELVEEALEWLEGRAPDGPS, from the coding sequence ATGACGGGAAGACGAAGGAGCGAAGAGGCCAGCCGCCTGACCGCGCGCCCGGGCGAAGTGGCACAGATGCCGCAGGGGCGCGGCCTGCAACCGCTCGGCCTGGGAGACCGCCGCGACGGTCTGCTCTACGTGCCCACCACCCACCCGCTCCCCGGCCCGCGCCCGCTGCTGGTGCTGCTCCACGGCGCGGGAGGCACGGCCAGCCACAGCGTCGCCCCCTTCACCGCCGCCGCCGAGGAGCGGGGCCTGCTGCTCCTCGCGCCCGACTCGCGTGGCGGCACCTGGGACGTGATTGGTGGCGGCTACGGCCCCGACGTGGCCTTCATCGACCGCGCCCTCGCCCACGTCTTCGCGCGGTATCCGGTGGACCCAGCCTGTATCGTCCTCGACGGCTTCTCGGACGGCGCCTCCTACGCCCTCTCGCTCGGGCTGGGCAACGGCGACCTGTTCACGCACCTGATGGCCTTTGCTCCCGGTTTCATGGCTCCCGCCGCGCAGGTGGGCGAGCCCCGCATCTTCGTCACGCACGGCGACGGGGACCGCGTTCTCCCCATCGACCGCTGTAGCCGTGTGATCGTGCCGCAGCTCACCCGGGCCGGGTACGACGTGACCTACCGCGAGTTTCGCGGAGGGCACACGGTCCCGCCCGAGTTGGTGGAGGAGGCGCTGGAGTGGCTGGAGGGGAGGGCGCCCGATGGGCCCTCGTAG
- a CDS encoding DUF1697 domain-containing protein has product MRHIALLRGINVGGNRRVPMTSLKNTFERLGFTDVRTYIQSGNVIFEAEKPDQHAIEEALRVGFGFPVDVMLRSAGEWAALASRNPYPAQAAADGTKVHIAFLHDVPNPARLDALRARTTGEELWECLGRELYLYTPRGMGQSRLSLAPLGQPVTVRNWRTVQEIGEMLRG; this is encoded by the coding sequence GTGCGACACATCGCCCTGCTGCGCGGAATCAACGTCGGCGGAAACCGCCGGGTGCCCATGACCAGCCTCAAGAACACGTTCGAGCGCCTCGGATTCACGGACGTTCGGACCTACATCCAGAGTGGCAACGTTATCTTCGAAGCGGAGAAGCCCGACCAGCACGCCATTGAGGAGGCTCTGCGGGTGGGCTTCGGCTTCCCGGTGGACGTGATGCTGCGGAGCGCCGGGGAATGGGCCGCCCTTGCTTCCCGCAACCCCTACCCCGCTCAGGCGGCAGCGGACGGCACGAAGGTCCACATCGCGTTCCTGCACGACGTTCCCAATCCTGCCAGGCTCGACGCCCTGCGCGCCCGGACGACCGGGGAGGAGCTGTGGGAATGCCTGGGCCGGGAACTCTACCTCTACACGCCGAGGGGGATGGGCCAGAGCAGGCTCAGCCTCGCTCCCCTCGGCCAACCCGTCACCGTCCGCAACTGGCGCACCGTGCAGGAAATCGGGGAGATGCTGAGGGGGTGA
- a CDS encoding excalibur calcium-binding domain-containing protein — protein sequence MRHLVRLLALSVTLLGVSEAATALTTTPVNLRRQPSEAGRILGVVPGNTLLLVACGGQWCRTTYAGQAGYVARAFVRPVTGSARLTGPGAAYYRSCAAMRAASAAPVRLGKPGYRTALDRNHNGIACEDGE from the coding sequence ATGCGTCATCTCGTGAGACTGTTGGCCCTCTCCGTCACGCTGCTCGGGGTGTCGGAGGCCGCGACCGCGCTGACGACTACCCCCGTCAACCTGCGGCGGCAGCCGAGCGAGGCGGGGCGGATTCTGGGCGTCGTTCCCGGCAACACGCTGCTGCTCGTGGCGTGCGGGGGCCAGTGGTGCCGGACCACGTACGCGGGACAGGCGGGGTACGTGGCACGGGCGTTCGTGCGGCCCGTCACGGGAAGCGCGCGGCTGACCGGGCCGGGAGCCGCGTACTACCGCTCCTGCGCGGCTATGCGGGCGGCGAGCGCGGCTCCCGTGCGGTTGGGAAAGCCCGGTTACCGCACGGCCCTCGACCGCAACCACAATGGCATCGCCTGCGAGGACGGAGAGTAA
- the msrB gene encoding peptide-methionine (R)-S-oxide reductase MsrB produces the protein MTSNPARPPFVKPGDEELRQRLTPQQYRVTQQEGTERAFTGEYWDHTENGIYVDVVSGEPLFSSLDKYDAGCGWPSFTRPIPDVRLTENTDYKIGYARTEVRSGQADSHLGHVFPDGPQEQGGLRYCINSAALRFVPVERLEAEGYGEYLGLFRK, from the coding sequence ATGACCTCCAATCCTGCCCGACCTCCCTTCGTCAAGCCCGGCGACGAGGAACTGCGCCAGCGCCTCACGCCCCAGCAGTACCGCGTCACCCAGCAGGAGGGCACCGAGCGCGCCTTCACGGGCGAATACTGGGACCACACGGAAAACGGCATCTACGTGGACGTGGTCTCCGGCGAACCCCTCTTCAGCTCCCTCGACAAGTACGACGCGGGGTGCGGCTGGCCGTCGTTCACCCGGCCCATCCCCGATGTTCGCCTGACCGAGAACACCGATTACAAGATCGGCTATGCGCGCACCGAAGTCCGGTCCGGGCAGGCCGACTCGCACCTGGGGCACGTCTTCCCAGACGGCCCGCAGGAGCAGGGCGGCCTGCGCTACTGCATCAACTCGGCGGCTTTGAGATTCGTGCCTGTGGAGCGGCTGGAGGCAGAGGGATACGGGGAATACCTGGGGCTGTTCCGGAAATAG
- a CDS encoding DsbA family oxidoreductase, with the protein MTLFTPSSPDKLRVDIWSDIACPWCYVGKRRFEAALANFPQRDQVKVVWHSFELDPSAPSERGQSMRAILAGKYGGGEARAQHMLDTMTQTAAGEGLEYHFEKLQPTNTSQAHGLIHLAAERGLQDAMKERLLAAFFTEGEFLGDREVLARLGAEVGLDAAEVREALESGQYAQAVRQDEAQAHALGISGVPFFVLGGKYGVSGAQSPEVLRGALEQVWAETHPAPLTLLGEGTPAEACEDGQCAVPGRDTAVTRG; encoded by the coding sequence ATGACCCTCTTCACTCCCTCCTCCCCGGACAAGTTGCGCGTCGACATCTGGTCAGACATCGCCTGCCCGTGGTGCTACGTCGGCAAGCGGCGCTTCGAGGCCGCCCTGGCGAACTTCCCCCAGCGTGATCAGGTGAAGGTCGTGTGGCATTCCTTCGAGCTGGACCCCTCGGCCCCGTCGGAGCGCGGGCAGTCCATGAGGGCGATCCTCGCGGGCAAGTACGGGGGCGGCGAGGCCCGGGCGCAGCACATGCTCGACACCATGACCCAGACGGCGGCGGGCGAGGGGCTGGAGTACCACTTCGAGAAGTTGCAGCCCACGAATACCTCCCAGGCCCACGGGCTCATCCACCTCGCGGCGGAGAGGGGCTTGCAGGACGCGATGAAGGAACGGCTGCTCGCCGCCTTCTTCACCGAGGGCGAGTTCCTGGGTGACCGGGAAGTCCTCGCGCGGCTGGGGGCGGAGGTCGGCCTGGACGCGGCGGAGGTGCGCGAGGCGCTGGAGAGTGGGCAATATGCTCAGGCGGTCCGGCAGGACGAGGCGCAGGCACACGCCCTCGGCATCAGTGGAGTCCCCTTCTTCGTGCTGGGCGGCAAGTACGGGGTGAGCGGCGCCCAGTCGCCCGAGGTGCTGCGCGGGGCGCTGGAGCAGGTGTGGGCCGAGACGCACCCCGCCCCCCTGACCCTGCTGGGCGAAGGCACCCCGGCGGAGGCCTGCGAGGACGGCCAGTGCGCGGTGCCCGGGCGCGACACGGCGGTCACGCGTGGCTGA
- a CDS encoding carboxylesterase/lipase family protein, with protein sequence MARLSRSLFLAGLLLGGAGAQESITTSAQETPLPPVQAAPAAAPGVPVRAQVAQGTLVGREQGGVRVFQGVPYAAPPVGELRWRAPQPVSAWRGERDAARPGVACVQTRPRQIGGGLRGAEDCLYLNVTAPALALRAPVMVWIHGGSFENGAGSDYDARVLAREQGVVVVTVNYRLGPFGFLAAPALLEGRTLGNYGLLDQQAALRWVRANAAAFGGDPANVTVFGESAGGMSVCAQLASPGAAGLFDKAILQSGPCTPEINMVPVTQALNTGREYARALGCPEGDAACLRAVPAEKLLRTPVPGRRAPGSVDLPPVYGDGTVPRAPADVFADGEVNRVPVLIGSNLDEGTLFVAPLGARGDIPLWQYWALVGVLEGWNAPRVLAQYAARDYPTVGLAAAALVTDGLFACPVNDIAHDLARVTPVYAYEFRDRTAPIAFRPTAGVPSYGAYHAAELISVFGTPLTGLADPAKFTPVQADLARLMRTYWANFARSGNPNSPAQPGLPAWRPLDPAQNNLLTFAPGRVAESTAFRQEHRCDLWSR encoded by the coding sequence ATGGCACGTTTGTCCCGTTCGCTGTTCCTCGCTGGCCTGCTGCTGGGCGGGGCGGGGGCCCAGGAATCCATCACCACCTCGGCGCAGGAGACGCCCCTGCCGCCCGTGCAGGCTGCGCCCGCCGCCGCGCCGGGAGTTCCTGTCCGGGCGCAGGTGGCCCAGGGGACTCTGGTGGGCCGCGAGCAGGGGGGGGTGCGGGTGTTCCAGGGGGTGCCGTACGCCGCGCCGCCCGTCGGCGAACTCCGCTGGCGGGCGCCGCAGCCCGTCTCCGCCTGGAGGGGTGAGCGCGACGCCGCACGTCCCGGCGTGGCGTGCGTGCAGACTCGTCCCCGGCAGATCGGCGGTGGCCTGCGCGGGGCGGAGGATTGCCTCTACCTCAACGTCACCGCGCCCGCCCTGGCCCTGCGCGCCCCCGTGATGGTCTGGATTCACGGCGGCTCCTTCGAGAACGGGGCGGGCAGCGACTACGACGCCCGGGTCCTGGCGAGAGAGCAGGGCGTGGTTGTCGTCACCGTGAATTACCGCCTGGGCCCCTTCGGGTTCCTCGCCGCGCCCGCGCTGCTGGAGGGGCGGACGCTGGGGAACTACGGTCTCCTCGACCAGCAGGCGGCCCTGCGCTGGGTGCGGGCGAACGCCGCCGCCTTCGGGGGCGACCCCGCGAACGTCACCGTCTTCGGCGAGTCGGCGGGCGGGATGAGCGTGTGCGCGCAGCTCGCCTCTCCGGGGGCGGCGGGCCTCTTCGACAAGGCCATCCTCCAGAGTGGGCCCTGCACGCCCGAGATCAACATGGTGCCCGTCACTCAGGCCCTGAACACGGGCCGGGAGTACGCCCGCGCGCTGGGCTGCCCGGAGGGCGACGCCGCCTGCCTGCGGGCCGTTCCGGCCGAGAAACTGCTGAGGACACCCGTCCCGGGCCGCCGTGCCCCCGGCTCCGTCGATCTGCCGCCCGTGTACGGCGACGGTACGGTGCCGCGCGCCCCAGCGGACGTGTTCGCGGACGGCGAGGTCAACCGCGTGCCCGTATTGATCGGCAGCAACCTCGACGAGGGAACGCTCTTCGTGGCGCCCCTGGGGGCGCGGGGGGACATTCCCCTGTGGCAGTACTGGGCGCTTGTCGGCGTGCTGGAGGGCTGGAACGCGCCGCGCGTCCTCGCCCAGTACGCCGCCCGGGACTACCCGACGGTGGGTCTGGCCGCTGCCGCCCTCGTCACCGACGGCCTTTTCGCCTGCCCGGTGAACGACATCGCCCACGACCTCGCCCGGGTGACGCCCGTGTACGCCTACGAGTTCCGCGACCGCACCGCGCCCATCGCCTTCCGCCCCACCGCCGGTGTCCCGAGCTACGGCGCCTATCATGCCGCCGAACTCATCAGCGTCTTCGGAACGCCCCTCACGGGCCTCGCCGATCCCGCGAAGTTCACCCCCGTCCAGGCGGACCTCGCCCGCCTGATGCGGACGTACTGGGCGAACTTCGCCCGCAGCGGCAACCCGAACTCGCCCGCCCAGCCCGGTCTTCCCGCCTGGCGTCCCCTCGACCCCGCCCAGAACAACCTGCTGACCTTCGCGCCGGGCCGCGTCGCCGAGAGCACCGCCTTCCGGCAGGAACACCGCTGCGACCTCTGGAGCCGCTGA